The following are from one region of the Deinococcus misasensis DSM 22328 genome:
- the metK gene encoding methionine adenosyltransferase: MKRFRLYTSESVTEGHPDKVADRISDSILDALIMQDPQSRVAAETLLGRGLVTIAGEVTTRGYVDTARLVRDTLRDIGYDEASFGMDPEQVGVTSLLSSQSPEIASGVNRSWEARNGDTSVFSQRGAGDQGLMFGYATNETEELMPAPLAIAHRITRKLAELRKNRTLPYLRPDGKAQVTLRYHEVAGRLLPHAVDTVVVSTQHSSEVLQSQIERDVIEQVVLPVIPEGLSTQHTQYFINPSGSFILGGPYADAGLTGRKIIVDTYGGAVPHGGGAFSGKDPTKVDRSAAYYARYIAKNLVAAGLADKALVEIAYAIGKARPVSLRVDSYGTGTVSDLDLAHWVEQHFDARPAQIIHELQLERPIYAQTAAYGHFGRPEFPWENTTKRQSLTTAQVIQGEK, translated from the coding sequence ATGAAGCGCTTCCGTCTGTACACCTCTGAATCCGTCACCGAAGGCCACCCCGACAAAGTCGCAGACCGCATTTCCGACAGCATCCTGGATGCCTTGATCATGCAAGACCCCCAATCGAGGGTGGCGGCAGAAACCCTGCTCGGGCGGGGACTCGTCACCATTGCCGGTGAAGTCACCACCCGGGGATACGTGGACACCGCACGGCTGGTCCGGGACACCCTCAGGGACATCGGTTACGACGAGGCCAGTTTCGGCATGGATCCCGAGCAGGTCGGGGTGACCTCCCTCCTGTCCAGCCAATCCCCCGAGATTGCCTCTGGCGTGAACCGCAGTTGGGAAGCCCGAAATGGGGACACCAGCGTGTTCTCCCAGCGTGGAGCTGGAGACCAGGGTTTGATGTTCGGTTACGCCACCAACGAAACCGAAGAGTTGATGCCTGCACCTCTGGCCATTGCCCACCGCATCACCCGCAAACTCGCAGAACTCCGCAAAAACCGCACCCTGCCTTACCTGAGACCGGACGGCAAAGCCCAGGTGACGTTGCGGTACCACGAGGTCGCTGGTCGCCTGCTGCCCCATGCGGTGGACACCGTGGTGGTCTCCACCCAGCACTCCAGTGAAGTTCTGCAAAGCCAGATCGAACGGGACGTGATCGAGCAGGTGGTGCTCCCGGTGATTCCAGAGGGCCTTTCCACCCAGCACACCCAGTACTTCATCAACCCCTCGGGCAGTTTCATTCTGGGTGGCCCTTACGCCGACGCGGGCCTCACTGGACGCAAGATCATCGTGGACACCTACGGCGGAGCTGTCCCACACGGAGGGGGTGCCTTCTCGGGCAAAGACCCCACCAAAGTGGACCGCAGCGCTGCTTACTACGCCCGTTACATCGCCAAGAACCTCGTGGCTGCGGGCCTTGCTGACAAGGCTCTGGTGGAAATTGCATATGCCATCGGCAAAGCCCGTCCGGTGTCCCTCAGGGTGGATTCTTACGGCACCGGAACAGTCAGCGATCTGGACCTCGCCCACTGGGTGGAACAGCACTTCGATGCCCGCCCTGCCCAGATCATCCATGAATTGCAACTTGAACGTCCCATTTACGCCCAAACCGCCGCCTACGGCCACTTCGGACGCCCGGAGTTCCCCTGGGAGAACACCACCAAGCGTCAAAGTTTGACCACAGCACAGGTCATCCAAGGAGAAAAGTAA
- a CDS encoding carboxymuconolactone decarboxylase family protein, which produces MLKMPETTQNQYQHFINEALTSTTLPLREQALIQLTLAIASHNMEEVRQAVLRAKNEGITTAEIEQVTALVVAQHTRRVLGEYGQLQVTEVAESSCCR; this is translated from the coding sequence ATGCTGAAAATGCCCGAAACCACCCAGAACCAGTACCAGCATTTCATCAACGAAGCCCTCACCTCCACCACCCTTCCCCTCCGCGAACAGGCCCTGATCCAACTCACCCTTGCCATCGCCAGCCACAACATGGAAGAGGTGCGTCAAGCGGTGCTCAGGGCCAAAAACGAAGGCATCACCACCGCTGAAATCGAACAGGTGACCGCTCTGGTGGTGGCCCAGCACACCCGCCGGGTGCTCGGAGAGTACGGCCAGCTGCAAGTCACCGAAGTGGCCGAATCCAGTTGCTGCAGGTGA
- a CDS encoding MFS transporter — translation MGFRAVWQHQPSRNYVSGLFLSSIGDGVQFIANSWLALQLTGSAAGVGWVLFFSSIPTVFLSPFMGVYVDRLNRKNIAVTMDIVRALIILMVPVLYWTHGLQPWHIYLMSFMVAFCDKVFQPATRAMVRDVIPKEQLLHTNSAASIAGQLGTGLGATVSGLLIAAVSAPAAMVLNSVSFLLSAVFLAQLQYHRSQAPVLAKATFKKDLLDGFSYIQNHKNIITVYIINAFLVMSLYTVNVLLVPFTRHQLHLGPEAAGYIDATFALGAVLGGVFIPKMVQQKGRGMVMSAGLITMAFSLLLFSQAGTLWMAMVGYFFIGLSFSVYSLFVTVAQEQVLPEFQGRVHATFNTMFGLLSLVIYLGMGHLSDVLSERYLFVFLGVLVGVASVWSRVTLVRKMRLETV, via the coding sequence ATGGGCTTCAGGGCTGTCTGGCAGCACCAACCCAGCCGCAATTACGTCAGTGGTCTGTTCCTCAGCAGCATCGGCGATGGGGTGCAATTCATCGCCAACAGCTGGCTGGCCCTGCAACTCACCGGGTCCGCTGCCGGAGTGGGATGGGTGTTGTTCTTCTCCAGCATCCCCACCGTGTTCCTCTCACCGTTCATGGGCGTGTACGTGGACCGGCTCAACCGCAAAAACATCGCCGTCACCATGGACATCGTGCGGGCCCTGATCATCCTGATGGTGCCGGTGCTGTACTGGACCCACGGTCTGCAACCCTGGCACATCTACTTGATGTCGTTCATGGTGGCCTTCTGCGACAAGGTCTTTCAGCCCGCCACCCGCGCCATGGTGCGCGACGTGATCCCCAAAGAGCAACTCCTGCACACCAACTCCGCTGCATCCATCGCCGGGCAACTCGGCACTGGGCTGGGGGCCACCGTCTCCGGCCTGCTGATTGCAGCAGTGTCTGCACCTGCTGCCATGGTGCTCAACAGCGTCAGTTTCCTGCTTTCTGCAGTGTTCCTCGCGCAACTCCAGTACCACCGCAGTCAGGCGCCGGTGCTGGCCAAAGCCACCTTCAAAAAAGACCTGCTGGACGGCTTCTCATACATCCAAAACCACAAAAACATCATCACCGTTTACATCATCAATGCCTTTCTGGTGATGAGCCTCTACACCGTCAACGTGCTGCTGGTGCCCTTCACACGCCACCAACTCCACCTTGGACCCGAGGCCGCCGGGTACATTGACGCCACTTTCGCCCTCGGGGCGGTGCTCGGCGGGGTGTTCATCCCCAAAATGGTCCAGCAGAAAGGCCGCGGAATGGTGATGAGCGCCGGACTGATCACCATGGCCTTCAGCCTGCTGCTGTTCTCACAGGCGGGCACCCTGTGGATGGCCATGGTCGGGTATTTTTTCATTGGGCTGTCTTTCTCGGTGTACTCCCTGTTTGTCACCGTGGCACAAGAGCAGGTGCTGCCCGAGTTTCAGGGCCGGGTGCATGCCACCTTCAACACCATGTTCGGCCTGCTATCGCTGGTGATTTACCTCGGGATGGGTCACCTCAGCGACGTGCTCTCCGAGAGGTACCTGTTTGTGTTCCTCGGGGTGCTGGTCGGCGTGGCCAGTGTGTGGTCCAGGGTGACCCTGGTGCGCAAAATGCGACTTGAAACAGTTTGA
- a CDS encoding MFS transporter: MKNFYGWRIVYTLAITNILSYGILYYTFSVFVEPMEHELGWSRAQTSLGASIALLVSGMIAPLLGKWVDRHGARLLMTAGSIFGTLLMFLWANVHNLYLYYLLWALMGLAWGAVLYEVTFTVVSQWFKKNRSKAFLTITLIAGLASTVFIPTATWLRDTLGWREALQVLGVVLGLGTILPHFLVVRRRPEDLGLTVDGLPEESSTSTQATPTLNGKTALKSPVFWWLTVGFTLLACNVVALGAHMVPLLTERGFSSGMVAAAAGGLGLMALPGRAIFAPLSNKMPTLTLTIVTIFLQGLALLVLLNVPGLVGLWTFVVLLGMSNGAATLARASVIAELFDSKSYGVINGTMVAMSSWPKALFPVFIGVLYSVWHGYTPVLWLMAGLSLLACLTVWWAQKSKNQPAALAAGD, from the coding sequence AACATCCTCTCCTACGGCATCCTCTATTACACCTTCAGCGTGTTCGTGGAACCCATGGAGCACGAACTCGGCTGGAGCCGCGCCCAGACCAGCCTGGGGGCATCCATCGCCCTGCTCGTTTCCGGCATGATTGCCCCGCTGCTCGGCAAGTGGGTGGACCGCCACGGAGCACGGCTCTTGATGACCGCTGGAAGCATCTTCGGGACCCTCTTGATGTTCTTGTGGGCAAACGTGCACAACCTGTACCTGTATTACCTCCTGTGGGCCCTGATGGGCCTCGCATGGGGAGCCGTGCTCTATGAAGTGACTTTCACGGTGGTGTCCCAATGGTTCAAGAAAAACCGCTCCAAAGCCTTCCTCACCATCACCCTGATTGCCGGACTGGCCAGCACCGTCTTCATCCCCACAGCCACCTGGTTGCGCGACACCCTCGGCTGGCGTGAAGCCCTGCAGGTGCTCGGGGTGGTGTTGGGTCTGGGCACCATCCTTCCTCACTTCCTGGTGGTGCGCCGCAGGCCAGAGGACCTCGGTCTCACCGTCGATGGCCTTCCCGAGGAGTCTTCCACATCCACCCAGGCTACCCCCACCCTGAACGGAAAAACCGCCCTGAAAAGCCCGGTGTTCTGGTGGCTCACGGTGGGCTTCACCCTGCTGGCCTGCAACGTGGTGGCCCTCGGGGCGCACATGGTGCCGCTGCTGACCGAACGCGGATTTTCCAGCGGAATGGTGGCTGCAGCAGCAGGTGGTCTGGGTTTGATGGCGCTTCCCGGACGGGCCATTTTTGCTCCCCTCAGCAACAAAATGCCCACCCTGACCCTCACCATCGTCACCATCTTCTTGCAAGGTCTCGCCCTGCTGGTGCTGCTGAACGTTCCCGGCCTTGTGGGCTTGTGGACGTTTGTGGTGCTGCTGGGCATGAGCAACGGGGCAGCCACCCTTGCCCGGGCCAGCGTGATTGCAGAACTGTTTGACAGCAAATCCTACGGGGTGATCAACGGCACCATGGTGGCGATGTCATCGTGGCCCAAAGCCCTGTTCCCGGTGTTCATCGGGGTGCTCTACTCGGTGTGGCACGGCTACACCCCGGTGCTCTGGTTGATGGCAGGACTGTCCCTGCTGGCCTGCCTGACCGTGTGGTGGGCACAGAAAAGCAAAAACCAACCGGCCGCTCTGGCCGCTGGTGACTGA
- a CDS encoding ATP-grasp domain-containing protein — translation MKTDAIVVLGRRDLTDDLRTILTFNLPVVLLNPHITLQDALLVDWPIEVDLNDEPKAFQALERVRERHHIKTVFTINQYRLTLAAKMREHLGISHGMSVKAAEQSGSKVLTRKVLQEHHLSPIEYRVVTSPAEALKVLPNLTLPVIVKPANDAGSNLVQKCETMEEVWEAVSRIRSQGQNWVNQPFDREILLEEFLEGPEYSVEAASDQSETRIVAITEKHTVGAIEAGHLVPAALNPQDQEAIGQLVVDVLNALGIQDTVTHTEVKLTPQGPRIIEVNSRVGGDHIHELVHHVTGTHLVQLSLHLHLGGTLRDHLPDLPRAPSAMARFLVAEASGVFDYQPEALEHSDQVVGWHLTHLPGRTVKQSTSNYDRLGYFICHGTPDQSALTVAHQVLQDLQLTVKPPQLT, via the coding sequence ATGAAAACAGACGCCATTGTGGTGCTGGGACGCCGTGACCTCACCGATGACCTGAGAACCATCCTCACCTTCAACCTGCCGGTGGTGCTGCTCAACCCCCACATCACCCTGCAAGACGCCCTGCTGGTTGACTGGCCCATCGAAGTGGACCTCAACGATGAACCAAAAGCCTTCCAGGCTCTGGAACGGGTGCGGGAACGCCACCACATCAAAACGGTGTTCACCATCAACCAGTACCGCCTGACCCTTGCTGCCAAAATGCGCGAACATCTCGGGATTTCGCACGGCATGTCCGTCAAAGCCGCCGAGCAGTCCGGCAGCAAAGTGCTCACCCGCAAAGTGCTCCAGGAGCACCACCTGAGTCCCATCGAATACCGGGTGGTCACCTCCCCTGCCGAGGCCCTCAAGGTGCTGCCCAACCTCACCTTGCCTGTCATCGTGAAACCCGCCAATGATGCAGGCAGCAACCTGGTGCAGAAATGCGAAACCATGGAAGAGGTGTGGGAGGCCGTCTCACGGATCCGCTCGCAAGGGCAGAACTGGGTCAACCAGCCCTTTGACCGTGAAATCCTGCTGGAAGAATTTCTGGAAGGCCCCGAGTACAGCGTGGAAGCCGCCAGTGACCAGAGCGAGACCCGCATCGTTGCCATCACCGAGAAGCACACCGTGGGAGCCATCGAAGCCGGGCATCTGGTGCCTGCTGCGCTGAACCCACAGGATCAAGAAGCCATCGGGCAACTGGTGGTCGATGTGCTGAACGCTCTGGGCATTCAAGACACCGTCACCCACACCGAAGTGAAACTCACCCCACAAGGCCCGAGGATCATCGAAGTGAACAGCCGGGTTGGCGGGGACCACATCCACGAACTGGTCCATCATGTCACCGGCACCCACCTGGTGCAGCTCTCCCTGCACCTGCACCTCGGGGGAACCCTCAGGGACCACCTGCCGGATCTGCCCCGCGCCCCCTCAGCCATGGCCCGTTTTCTGGTGGCTGAAGCGTCTGGCGTGTTCGATTACCAACCGGAAGCCCTGGAACACTCCGATCAGGTGGTCGGCTGGCACCTCACCCACCTGCCGGGCCGCACAGTGAAGCAAAGCACCAGCAATTACGACCGGTTGGGGTACTTCATCTGCCACGGTACACCTGACCAGAGTGCCCTAACCGTCGCCCATCAGGTCCTGCAGGACCTCCAACTCACCGTCAAACCACCCCAACTGACCTGA
- a CDS encoding GTP-binding protein produces the protein MSKIKVITLGGFLGAGKTTTAITTIEALREQGIKAVYIANDQGDGLVDRALSETRNVTAGEVTGGCFCCKFEDLMQTIETLVAEHQPEVILAEAVGSCTDLMATVIRPLQQFHQDRFEVAPYTVLLDAQRYQDMKKIIGTKLQYLFAKQLEEAQVVAISKQDVLTDAEIEDLKAQVQVLAPQATVLAFSSVTRKGLPELLSVWTDLNTSLLPGHSLDVDYDTYADAEALLGWVNITAQIQPTEGGFHPHTWSETFFECLKHGIQRNNTIVGHIKIQLSDVLGHTKASLVSTHGSHRYDVQHTGSSDGVSALINARAEASPDDLVRLIQISIQYADETCQTTTEVGDLAAFRPGYPTPVHRIVTEV, from the coding sequence ATGTCCAAAATCAAAGTGATCACTCTGGGTGGGTTCCTGGGGGCCGGAAAGACCACCACCGCCATCACCACCATCGAGGCTTTGCGGGAGCAGGGCATCAAGGCGGTGTACATCGCCAACGATCAGGGGGACGGTCTGGTCGACCGGGCTTTGAGCGAAACCCGCAACGTCACCGCCGGTGAAGTCACCGGGGGGTGCTTTTGCTGCAAGTTTGAAGACCTGATGCAGACCATTGAAACCCTGGTGGCCGAACACCAACCAGAGGTGATTCTGGCCGAAGCGGTGGGCAGTTGCACCGACCTGATGGCCACCGTGATTCGCCCGTTGCAACAGTTCCACCAGGACCGTTTCGAAGTCGCACCGTACACTGTGTTGCTGGACGCCCAGCGTTACCAGGACATGAAAAAAATCATTGGCACCAAACTGCAGTACCTGTTTGCCAAGCAACTCGAAGAAGCCCAGGTGGTGGCCATCTCCAAACAGGATGTGCTGACCGACGCTGAAATCGAAGACCTCAAAGCCCAGGTGCAGGTCCTCGCCCCACAGGCAACGGTGCTGGCTTTTTCTTCGGTGACCCGCAAGGGACTGCCCGAGTTGCTCTCGGTGTGGACGGACCTGAACACCAGCTTGCTGCCCGGGCACAGTCTGGATGTGGATTACGACACCTACGCCGATGCCGAAGCCCTGCTGGGCTGGGTGAACATCACTGCCCAGATCCAGCCCACCGAGGGAGGCTTCCATCCCCACACCTGGAGTGAGACTTTCTTTGAGTGCCTCAAGCACGGCATCCAGCGCAACAACACCATCGTCGGGCACATCAAAATCCAGCTCAGCGACGTGCTGGGTCACACCAAAGCCAGCCTGGTCAGCACCCACGGAAGCCACCGCTATGACGTGCAGCACACCGGCAGCAGCGATGGGGTGAGTGCCTTGATCAACGCCCGAGCCGAGGCCAGCCCGGATGACCTGGTGCGACTGATCCAGATTTCCATCCAGTACGCCGATGAGACCTGCCAGACCACCACCGAAGTGGGGGACCTTGCAGCTTTCCGTCCCGGTTACCCCACCCCGGTGCACCGCATCGTCACGGAGGTTTGA
- the arsM gene encoding putative arsinothricin biosynthesis methyltransferase ArsM: protein MTTANAANTVPCCSEENEALSPQMQAIRDFYDAAAAEMDPNYLAGTDKFSPSGPTQRIKDMVLSSSKVRILDIGCGMGTTLLELVDEHTRGLQFIGVDFSTQMIKRAKERAASLGDVLRRKVGFFTADAQELPYMDGQFDFVYSECVYNLVPDRQQALSEVYRVLAVGGVFVYTDFVAYRPVPDVIKNDLTLVSGCRAGSVPMSENMLALENLGFVDFKIENFTEDKNHRYQQMREENETYRQEYEDFKREKPESHQFLEDGIGYYLISAVKR, encoded by the coding sequence ATGACCACTGCAAATGCTGCCAACACCGTTCCTTGCTGCTCCGAAGAGAATGAAGCCCTCAGCCCCCAGATGCAGGCCATCCGTGACTTTTATGATGCTGCCGCTGCCGAAATGGACCCCAACTACCTTGCGGGCACCGACAAGTTCTCCCCCTCGGGTCCCACGCAGCGCATCAAAGACATGGTGCTCTCCAGCAGCAAAGTCCGCATCCTCGACATTGGTTGTGGGATGGGCACCACCCTGCTGGAACTCGTCGATGAGCACACCCGGGGCTTGCAGTTCATTGGGGTGGATTTCAGCACCCAGATGATCAAACGGGCCAAGGAGCGTGCTGCCAGCCTCGGTGATGTGCTGCGCCGCAAAGTGGGGTTTTTCACTGCCGATGCACAAGAACTCCCTTACATGGACGGCCAGTTTGACTTCGTGTACTCGGAGTGCGTTTACAACCTGGTGCCAGACCGCCAGCAGGCCCTCTCGGAAGTGTACCGGGTGCTGGCTGTGGGAGGGGTGTTCGTGTACACCGACTTCGTGGCATACCGTCCCGTCCCTGACGTCATCAAAAACGACCTGACCCTGGTGAGCGGTTGCCGTGCAGGCAGCGTCCCCATGAGTGAAAACATGCTGGCGCTGGAAAACCTCGGGTTTGTGGATTTCAAGATTGAAAACTTCACCGAAGACAAAAACCACCGTTACCAGCAAATGCGTGAAGAGAACGAAACCTACCGTCAGGAGTATGAGGACTTCAAACGGGAGAAACCCGAATCCCACCAGTTCCTGGAAGACGGCATCGGCTACTACCTGATTTCCGCTGTGAAACGCTGA
- the arsL gene encoding arsinothricin biosynthesis radical SAM protein ArsL, with amino-acid sequence MLNTLLVSVYEGGYQPITLASAARTIKDAGYPVTILDTYVEGVNEDKLRTPELVVISLPLFDAVHPGIEVARRVRELNKDAHITFIGQHATIHQSRLVGPYGDSAISGDWEEPLLQLIEQLSGKTQHPVIPGLANENTLTLQGTVSPVINRKHFKVPDRTVLPDLKKYPNLQINKLLGAEQVVGSTEMARGCHHKCMYCSVYAAYDGKVGLIPLEVVVEDVQNLMKMGMTHLTFIDADWFNAKHHGIQILRELHSRFPSLTYDITTRVDHILENEHLIPELETLGVRIITSALEFPKEDILRIFNKEITMEQTEQALRVMQKSGIKLNPTFIMYNPWIDVSDLSLFHEWIKKVGLEDIVDPIQFETRLSIYKGSPLLQTREVQQMQLEEHEFHYTWKHQDPWVDELYQASLTPLEDGVFKRCCLKC; translated from the coding sequence ATGCTGAACACACTCCTCGTGTCCGTCTACGAAGGCGGATACCAACCCATCACACTGGCATCCGCAGCCCGCACCATCAAAGACGCCGGATACCCCGTCACCATCCTCGACACCTATGTCGAAGGGGTCAACGAAGACAAACTGAGGACCCCCGAGCTGGTGGTGATCTCCCTGCCCCTCTTCGACGCCGTGCACCCCGGCATTGAAGTTGCCCGGCGGGTCAGGGAACTCAACAAAGACGCCCACATCACCTTCATCGGGCAACACGCCACCATCCACCAGAGCCGACTGGTTGGGCCATACGGTGACTCCGCCATCAGTGGCGACTGGGAAGAACCCCTGCTGCAACTGATCGAACAGCTCAGCGGCAAAACCCAGCACCCCGTCATTCCCGGACTGGCCAACGAAAACACCCTCACCCTGCAAGGTACAGTCAGCCCGGTCATCAACCGCAAGCACTTCAAAGTCCCGGACCGCACTGTGCTGCCCGACCTGAAAAAATACCCGAACCTGCAAATCAACAAACTGCTTGGAGCCGAACAGGTGGTGGGCAGCACCGAAATGGCCCGGGGATGCCACCACAAGTGCATGTACTGCTCGGTGTACGCCGCCTATGACGGCAAAGTCGGCCTGATTCCCCTCGAAGTGGTGGTGGAGGACGTGCAGAACCTGATGAAGATGGGCATGACCCACCTGACCTTCATTGATGCCGACTGGTTCAACGCCAAACACCACGGCATCCAGATCCTGCGCGAACTGCACAGCCGCTTCCCCAGTCTCACCTACGACATCACCACCCGGGTGGACCACATCCTCGAGAACGAGCACCTCATCCCAGAGCTCGAAACACTCGGGGTCAGGATCATCACCTCCGCTCTGGAATTTCCCAAAGAAGACATCCTGCGCATCTTCAACAAAGAAATCACCATGGAGCAAACCGAACAGGCCCTGAGGGTGATGCAAAAGAGTGGCATCAAACTCAACCCGACGTTCATCATGTACAACCCATGGATTGACGTTTCCGACCTGTCTCTGTTTCACGAATGGATCAAAAAAGTGGGTCTGGAAGACATTGTTGACCCGATCCAGTTTGAAACCCGCCTGTCAATCTACAAAGGCAGCCCCCTGCTGCAAACCAGAGAAGTCCAGCAGATGCAACTCGAAGAGCACGAATTCCACTACACCTGGAAGCACCAGGATCCCTGGGTGGATGAACTGTACCAGGCCAGCCTCACCCCCCTCGAAGATGGGGTCTTCAAGCGCTGCTGCCTCAAGTGCTGA